In Mustela nigripes isolate SB6536 chromosome 2, MUSNIG.SB6536, whole genome shotgun sequence, a single window of DNA contains:
- the LOC132009872 gene encoding high mobility group protein B3-like yields MAKGDPKKPKGKMSAYAFFVQTCREEHKKKNPEVPVNFAEFSKKCSERWKTMSGKEKSKFDEMAKADKVRYDREMKDYGPAKGGKKKKDPNAPKRPPSGFFLFCSEFRPKIKSTNPGISIGDVAKKLGEMWNNLSDGEKQPYNNKAAKLKEKYEKDVTDYKSKGKFDGTKGPTKVTRKKVEEEDEEDEEEEEEEEEEEEDE; encoded by the coding sequence atggctaaaggTGATCCCAAGAAACCAAAGGGCAAGATGTCTGCTTATGCCTTCTTCGTGCAGACATGCAGAGAGGAACACAAGAAGAAAAACCCAGAAGTCCCTGTCAATTTTGCAGAATTTTCTAAGAAGTGCTCTGAGAGGTGGAAGACTATGTCTGGGAAGGAGAAATCTAAATTCGATGAAATGGCAAAGGCAGACAAAGTGCGTTATGACCGGGAAATGAAGGATTATGGACCAGCTAAGGGaggcaagaagaagaaggacCCTAATGCCCCCAAAAGGCCACCATCTGGATTCTTCCTGTTCTGTTCAGAATTCCGCCCCAAGATCAAATCTACAAACCCTGGTATCTCCATTGGAGATGTGGCAAAGAAGCTGGGCGAGATGTGGAATAACTTAAGTGATGGTGAGAAGCAACCTTACAACAATAAGGCAGCGAAGCTGAAGGAGAAGTATGAGAAGGATGTCACCGACTATAAGTCTAAAGGAAAGTTTGATGGCACGAAGGGTCCCACCAAAGTTACCCGGAAAaaggtggaagaagaagatgaagaagacgaggaggaggaagaggaagaggaagaggaggaggaggatgaataA